From one Lotus japonicus ecotype B-129 chromosome 3, LjGifu_v1.2 genomic stretch:
- the LOC130744709 gene encoding probable 2-oxoglutarate-dependent dioxygenase AOP1: MTITFGLKSSLNKHCRPTFDQIREGKTRKLPVIDFTNLNNLRGSSPNWEAVKSKVHKALVDYGCFEAIFDKVPIDLRKEIFGALEEVFDLPLQTKQLNVSKKPFHGYFGQHPVIPLFESMGIDDANVSEKVENMTKILWPDGNPSFSKTINSFSEHVSELDQIIRKMVLESLGVERYLDEHLTNYLLRVMKYTAPQTTDTRKCLTSHTDKNIVTILYQNQVEGLEVLTKDGEWLSYKPSPESFFVVIGEALHAWSNGRLHSPFHRVMMTGNEARYSTGLFSVPKGGYIIKTPEELVDEEHPLLFKGFDYAEFVKYYQTEEGKRDQFALRTYCGV; the protein is encoded by the exons AAATCTAGCTTAAATAAGCATTGTCGTCCAACCTTTGATCAAATTAGAGAAGGAAAAACTCGAAAGCTTCCTGTTATTGACTTCACTAATCTCAATAATTTGAGAGGCAGCAGTCCTAATTGGGAGGCAGTAAAATCCAAAGTTCACAAGGCACTAGTAGACTATGGTTGCTTTGAAGCAATTTTTGATAAAGTTCCTATAGATCTTCGCAAGGAAATATTTGGTGCACTAGAAGAGGTGTTTGATCTCCCTCTACAAACCAAGCAACTCAACGTGTCTAAGAAGCCCTTTCATGGTTACTTTGGACAGCATCCTGTGATCCCACTTTTTGAGAGCATGGGCATTGATGATGCAAATGTCTCTGAAAAAGTAGAAAACATGACCAAAATCTTGTGGCCTGATGGAAACCCAAGTTTTAG CAAAACAATAAATTCATTCTCTGAGCATGTATCAGAGTTGGACCAGATTATTAGGAAGATGGTTTTGGAGAGCTTGGGTGTTGAACGGTACTTGGATGAGCACTTAACCAATTACCTCCTCCGGGTTATGAAATACACTGCCCCTCAAACTACTGACACAAGAAAATGCCTCACCAGTCACACAGACAAAAACATTGTGACCATATTGTACCAAAATCAAGTGGAGGGTTTGGAGGTGCTGACCAAAGATGGCGAATGGTTAAGCTACAAGCCTTCCCCAGAAAGTTTCTTTGTTGTGATTGGTGAAGCTCTCCAT GCATGGTCAAATGGGAGGTTGCATTCACCCTTTCACCGAGTGATGATGACGGGGAACGAAGCTAGATACTCTACAGGGCTGTTCTCCGTTCCCAAGGGAGGGTACATTATAAAAACCCCGGAGGAGCTGGTGGATGAGGAGCACCCTCTTCTGTTTAAGGGTTTTGATTATGCTGAGTTTGTCAAGTATTATCAAACTGAAGAAGGCAAGAGAGATCAGTTTGCTCTGCGCACTTACTGTggagtttga